In Fodinibius salicampi, a single genomic region encodes these proteins:
- the hutI gene encoding imidazolonepropionase, translating to MPILKNIGFLATCKEEGGQGAIHPIRNAAVAWKEETIQWAGKETNIPDTYAEYEPVDAGGKMVIPGLIDCHTHLAFGGWRSDEFTMRVKGKSYLDIAKTGGGILSTVRGTRNASEEELYKKASSFLEKMSALGVTTVECKSGYGLSVKEELKILRVYRRLSETHPMHIVSTFLGAHAIPPEYEGDREGYIDLVIEEMIPAVSGEDLAEFCDVFTEESAFSVRESRRILFAAQVAGLTPKIHADQLTSCGGGELAAELKAASADHLEKISDNGIEAMADAGVVGVMLPLASLYTQEKPLNCRKLVEGGVKVAVATDFNPGSAPSYNLPLAMMLSCNQGRLTPEEALKGATIYAAKALNRDHELGSIEKGKSADFAVINAPNPNFWIYHFQPNDCIMTVSKGEVTHSEDRK from the coding sequence ATGCCCATACTAAAAAATATAGGATTTCTGGCAACTTGTAAGGAAGAAGGAGGACAGGGAGCAATACATCCTATTAGAAACGCGGCAGTAGCCTGGAAAGAAGAAACGATACAATGGGCTGGGAAAGAAACCAATATTCCTGATACTTATGCGGAATACGAACCTGTGGATGCTGGCGGTAAGATGGTGATCCCTGGCTTGATTGACTGCCATACGCATCTGGCTTTTGGTGGCTGGCGTTCTGATGAGTTTACCATGCGGGTAAAAGGGAAAAGTTACCTTGATATTGCTAAGACGGGAGGAGGAATTTTATCTACGGTGCGGGGCACTCGGAATGCATCGGAGGAGGAATTATATAAGAAAGCTTCCTCTTTTTTAGAAAAAATGAGCGCGCTGGGAGTGACAACGGTTGAATGTAAAAGCGGTTATGGCCTGTCGGTAAAAGAAGAATTGAAAATACTTCGTGTTTATCGACGGTTATCCGAGACTCATCCAATGCATATCGTGAGTACCTTTCTAGGAGCACATGCTATTCCCCCAGAATATGAAGGCGATCGCGAAGGATATATTGATTTAGTAATTGAGGAAATGATTCCAGCGGTATCGGGGGAGGATCTTGCCGAGTTTTGTGATGTTTTCACCGAAGAATCTGCCTTTTCTGTTCGGGAGTCGCGTCGAATACTGTTTGCGGCCCAGGTAGCGGGACTGACGCCCAAGATACATGCAGACCAGCTGACCTCGTGCGGGGGGGGTGAACTGGCCGCAGAACTTAAGGCTGCCAGTGCGGACCATCTGGAGAAAATATCGGATAACGGTATTGAAGCAATGGCCGATGCCGGAGTGGTCGGAGTTATGTTGCCTCTGGCCTCACTATATACTCAGGAAAAACCATTAAATTGCAGGAAACTGGTAGAGGGAGGAGTAAAGGTTGCCGTGGCTACAGATTTTAATCCCGGCTCCGCCCCCAGTTATAATCTTCCGCTGGCTATGATGCTAAGCTGTAATCAGGGGCGGCTGACACCTGAAGAAGCGTTGAAGGGGGCTACTATTTATGCTGCCAAAGCACTTAATCGGGATCATGAGTTAGGATCTATCGAAAAAGGTAAGTCCGCCGACTTTGCTGTTATAAACGCTCCGAATCCTAATTTTTGGATATACCACTTCCAACCTAATGATTGCATAATGACAGTCTCTAAAGGAGAAGTTACGCACTCAGAAGATAGAAAATAA
- the hutH gene encoding histidine ammonia-lyase gives MKITIPSLYEDLSNSISDLKRDKSSIRTSRDIVEEALDRDEPMYGINTGFGALANKRVSGKQLMQLQRNLILSHSVGVGDLIHKDISQLMLQLKIHALGLGNSGISEKTFDRLIYFFEHDLIPAMPEKGSVGASGDLAPLAHMALPLLGYGLFWNKEGTDTIPAEKVLNEHGLNPIDLQPKDGLSLINGTQLMSGYGAYVLEKSLNLMKASDLIAAMSLEALQGSIKPFDERIHEIRPHKGQQEVARNVRELLVDSEILESHRHCGKVQDPYCLRCVPQVHGASRDGLRYCREVIETELNSVTDNPLVFENGDIISGGNFHGQPLALALDHAKIALAEFASISERRTYLLLEGHDGLPKLLMEETGINSGFMIPQYTSASLVSENKVLCHPSSVDSIPTSLGQEDHVSMGSISALKLLEVYQNVEQVLAIELFTAAQALDFRKPLKPGTGVEIAHEYVRDIIPHATTDHYFKDDISKAVELLQSRNMVKEVEQELCPLE, from the coding sequence GTGAAGATTACCATTCCCAGTTTGTACGAGGATTTATCGAATAGTATTTCTGATCTTAAAAGGGATAAATCATCAATAAGAACCTCCAGAGATATTGTTGAGGAGGCACTTGATCGCGATGAGCCAATGTATGGTATCAATACCGGTTTTGGTGCCTTGGCGAACAAACGTGTGAGCGGGAAGCAACTTATGCAATTGCAACGCAATTTGATTTTGTCACACTCGGTGGGTGTTGGGGATTTAATTCACAAAGATATTTCTCAGCTGATGCTTCAGCTTAAGATTCATGCACTTGGATTAGGTAACTCGGGAATCTCAGAGAAAACATTCGATCGCCTGATCTATTTTTTTGAGCACGATTTGATTCCTGCAATGCCAGAGAAGGGAAGCGTGGGAGCTTCCGGAGACTTGGCGCCGCTGGCTCATATGGCGCTTCCGCTGTTAGGGTACGGACTGTTCTGGAATAAGGAAGGGACCGATACCATCCCGGCTGAAAAAGTGTTGAATGAGCACGGTCTCAACCCTATTGATCTGCAACCCAAAGATGGACTGTCACTTATTAATGGTACGCAGCTAATGAGCGGATACGGCGCGTACGTACTGGAAAAATCGCTTAACCTGATGAAGGCCTCCGATCTGATTGCGGCGATGAGTTTGGAGGCATTGCAGGGCAGTATCAAGCCGTTTGACGAGCGCATTCACGAAATTCGTCCCCATAAAGGACAGCAGGAAGTGGCCCGTAATGTGCGTGAGTTACTGGTTGATAGTGAGATCCTGGAGTCGCATCGGCATTGTGGAAAAGTACAGGATCCGTACTGCCTTCGGTGTGTGCCACAGGTACATGGGGCAAGCAGAGATGGATTGCGATACTGCAGGGAAGTAATAGAAACCGAACTGAACTCCGTAACGGATAATCCGCTCGTTTTTGAAAACGGCGATATCATTAGTGGCGGAAATTTTCACGGTCAGCCTTTGGCCTTGGCTTTAGACCATGCGAAGATTGCTTTGGCTGAATTTGCGAGTATTTCTGAGCGGCGTACATATCTGCTTTTGGAGGGCCATGATGGACTTCCTAAGTTGTTAATGGAAGAAACGGGGATTAACTCCGGCTTTATGATCCCCCAATATACTTCGGCTTCGCTGGTCTCGGAAAATAAGGTGCTTTGTCATCCCTCTTCAGTTGATTCCATTCCGACCAGCCTTGGGCAGGAAGACCATGTAAGTATGGGGAGCATCAGTGCGCTGAAGCTTCTGGAAGTCTATCAAAACGTAGAGCAGGTATTGGCCATTGAGCTTTTTACCGCCGCACAGGCGCTGGATTTCCGTAAACCTCTTAAACCTGGAACCGGAGTAGAGATTGCTCATGAGTATGTACGAGATATTATTCCCCATGCTACCACCGATCACTATTTTAAAGATGACATCAGCAAGGCGGTAGAATTATTGCAAAGTCGTAACATGGTAAAGGAAGTGGAGCAAGAACTTTGCCCATTAGAATAA
- a CDS encoding ZIP family metal transporter, producing MSQLLFIIGISWLAGFSAFIGSSIAQIEDTPNTEAKQEFIYGIVALGGGILLAAVAYALTPKAIEELGITSLTISFCLGGLIFCFLDAVITKISGQKAQLMAMLLDFIPEAISMGAVFGQNQNLGILLGSFIAAQNLPEGFNSYREMKHSGLSSRKIQIALFAISFIGPIAACLGYFFLQDNNILTASIMSFASGGILYLIFQDIAPQAKMKNHWKPPLGAILGFAIGMIAHKLLGL from the coding sequence ATGAGTCAACTACTCTTCATTATAGGCATCTCTTGGCTTGCAGGATTTTCGGCCTTTATCGGCAGTAGCATAGCCCAAATTGAAGATACGCCCAATACCGAGGCAAAACAGGAATTTATTTATGGCATTGTTGCCCTCGGGGGTGGCATTCTACTGGCTGCTGTTGCCTATGCCCTTACTCCCAAGGCTATTGAAGAATTGGGTATAACATCATTGACCATATCCTTTTGCCTGGGCGGTTTAATATTTTGCTTTTTGGATGCAGTAATCACAAAAATAAGTGGTCAAAAAGCCCAGCTAATGGCAATGTTATTAGACTTTATTCCAGAAGCAATCTCGATGGGAGCGGTATTTGGACAAAATCAAAACCTCGGTATTTTGTTAGGCAGCTTTATTGCAGCACAAAACCTTCCCGAAGGATTTAACTCTTACCGAGAAATGAAACACTCCGGCCTTTCATCCCGCAAAATCCAAATTGCTTTATTTGCAATAAGCTTTATTGGTCCTATAGCAGCTTGTTTGGGATATTTTTTCCTGCAAGATAATAACATACTTACAGCCAGTATCATGAGTTTTGCATCCGGAGGCATTTTATACCTAATCTTTCAGGATATTGCTCCACAGGCAAAAATGAAAAATCATTGGAAGCCTCCGCTGGGTGCCATATTAGGTTTTGCTATTGGAATGATAGCCCATAAACTCCTCGGGTTATAA
- a CDS encoding GyrI-like domain-containing protein codes for MKIVEKEAFTVIGIKVEADWQSLHKVMPPSWEKAKGRLNEIEGRKEDVMMDVSLDVTDGQYTQLIGVEVEKDSEVPDKMEKVDIPIQKYIYEQHQGALEGIAETFGRMYDWAEENDIEAGDFKIDYGYRKGNSDQVHELYIKVL; via the coding sequence ATGAAAATTGTAGAAAAAGAAGCGTTTACAGTTATTGGGATTAAAGTAGAGGCGGATTGGCAGAGTTTACATAAAGTCATGCCGCCATCCTGGGAAAAAGCTAAAGGACGGCTGAACGAGATCGAGGGCCGTAAGGAAGATGTGATGATGGATGTTTCGCTGGATGTTACAGATGGACAATATACCCAGTTAATTGGGGTGGAGGTAGAAAAGGATTCAGAAGTCCCTGATAAGATGGAAAAAGTTGATATACCCATTCAAAAATATATTTATGAGCAGCATCAGGGTGCTTTGGAAGGGATTGCCGAAACATTCGGCAGGATGTACGATTGGGCTGAGGAGAATGATATAGAAGCCGGGGACTTCAAAATTGATTATGGGTATCGAAAAGGCAATTCAGATCAAGTACATGAACTGTATATAAAAGTGCTCTGA
- a CDS encoding HAD-IB family phosphatase codes for MDNQTFIIDFDSTFVSVESLDLLATISLDGNADKDQKVKQIADITDLGMNGELSFTDSLKRRLAVLEANKSHLKKLIPLLKSEISPSFEKNRAFIQEHSDSIYIISSGFKEFIVPVVADFGIPEDHVLANTFEFDESGNITGADQQNPLAGDSGKIKVVEQLNLEGEIITVGDGYTDYEIKKAGLATQFFVFTENVSREKVLEAATFVASSFDEVLFAKQT; via the coding sequence ATGGACAATCAAACATTTATCATCGATTTTGACAGCACTTTTGTAAGCGTTGAATCATTAGACTTATTAGCCACAATATCGTTAGATGGCAACGCTGATAAAGATCAAAAAGTAAAGCAGATAGCTGATATCACCGATTTAGGCATGAACGGAGAGTTATCATTCACCGATTCCCTTAAAAGGAGGCTAGCGGTATTAGAAGCAAACAAATCACATCTCAAAAAGTTGATCCCTCTCCTAAAGTCAGAAATATCGCCTTCCTTTGAAAAAAATCGAGCCTTTATCCAAGAGCATTCGGATTCGATCTATATTATTTCCAGTGGATTTAAAGAATTTATTGTGCCTGTCGTCGCTGATTTTGGTATTCCCGAAGATCACGTCTTGGCCAATACCTTTGAGTTTGATGAATCAGGAAATATTACGGGCGCTGACCAACAAAATCCACTCGCAGGAGATAGTGGGAAAATTAAAGTCGTTGAACAACTCAATCTCGAAGGAGAAATAATTACAGTTGGAGATGGATATACTGACTACGAGATCAAAAAAGCGGGCCTTGCAACACAATTCTTCGTTTTTACTGAAAATGTAAGCCGCGAAAAGGTTCTGGAAGCAGCAACGTTTGTTGCTTCTTCATTTGATGAAGTTCTTTTTGCCAAGCAGACCTAA
- a CDS encoding class I SAM-dependent methyltransferase encodes MSISSCILCSSTDIQHFFKDTSEHHASDYYQCQNCRLIFAPPKDRPSRSAEFDRYETHENDPQDEGYRNFLGQLFHPLNELLEPESKGLDFGSGPGPTLNLMFEEEGHTMRIYDSFYDDDPSVFEETYDFITATEVVEHLFHPGKELERLWSCLRPGGYLGIMTKIAKDDKDFFAEWHYRLDLTHVTFYTKNTFRWLADHWDAHISFSADRVIIFQKKQ; translated from the coding sequence ATGTCCATCTCATCCTGCATTTTGTGCAGCAGCACTGATATCCAGCATTTCTTTAAAGACACATCCGAACACCACGCTTCGGATTACTACCAGTGCCAAAACTGTCGATTGATCTTTGCTCCTCCGAAAGATCGTCCCTCTAGGAGTGCCGAATTTGACCGTTACGAAACCCATGAAAACGATCCCCAAGACGAAGGCTATCGCAATTTCCTAGGACAGCTATTTCATCCGTTAAACGAACTGCTTGAACCCGAAAGTAAAGGACTGGATTTCGGATCAGGTCCAGGCCCTACCCTTAATCTCATGTTTGAAGAAGAGGGACATACCATGCGGATTTACGATTCTTTTTACGATGATGATCCCTCGGTTTTTGAAGAGACTTACGATTTCATTACAGCTACCGAAGTGGTGGAGCACCTTTTCCATCCCGGCAAAGAATTAGAGCGGCTATGGAGCTGCCTGCGTCCCGGTGGGTATCTCGGCATCATGACTAAAATTGCTAAAGATGATAAGGATTTCTTTGCCGAATGGCATTACCGGCTGGATCTGACCCACGTTACTTTTTATACCAAAAATACGTTTCGCTGGCTTGCCGACCATTGGGATGCTCATATCTCTTTTTCTGCTGACCGGGTAATCATCTTTCAGAAAAAACAATAA
- a CDS encoding serine hydrolase: MKSFITSFCCLLVLTVNAFGQEPDQKEIPIAIGEEVNNTLTQHGSHFYSTELDSGQFVFGKANQQSVDVVVTVHSPKGEEVATFDGPARGHERFQFDTKLSGNYRIEVAPYKQEEGNYSFLVSTVEPIASDPDARVDQLMMAYSGNDVPGAEAMVIRDGEILFSEAYGMANLSYNIPFDVETRTNIGSTSKQFTAFGLLLLAEQDKLSLDDDVRDYIPELPEFEHTVTLRHLLTHTSGYREFLNTLAMTGRDLSSDLDREMIIKVVQRQPELQNKPGAQWNYNNTGYALIAEVINRVTDMAFPEYMKKQVFEPLGMNHTMVRKTQNQVVPESSQGYTMSKDGEYREVADLGGAMGAGGIYTTLGDLAKWIRNLEEPTVGSENIIRQMTTPYKLNNGQSTEYGLGLFAQEYRGLEYIHHGGSDLAHRSMLMYFPEIEAGVVTQSNNSSFQGDIAQKIADEYFGEHMEPKETEESGEEESFNYEPENFEPLTGRYELVIQPGFVLSFYRDGDRLYTQATGQPEVDITATSDSTFSLVGVNADITFHLNEDGTADSLTLHQNGNHIAKRIEWDPDMEQMKKYTGRYFSEEIETSYTIALEDSSLVLRHYYLDDITLSPGNEDSFSGEFPVTDFSFIRNEEDEITGFNASNGRTKNVFFEKKE, translated from the coding sequence ATGAAAAGTTTTATTACATCATTTTGTTGTTTGCTGGTTTTGACCGTTAATGCTTTTGGTCAGGAACCCGATCAAAAAGAGATTCCTATTGCAATAGGGGAAGAAGTGAATAATACGTTAACGCAACATGGCTCACACTTCTATTCAACTGAATTAGATTCCGGGCAATTTGTGTTCGGAAAGGCCAACCAGCAGAGTGTAGATGTAGTGGTTACGGTCCATAGTCCAAAGGGAGAGGAAGTTGCTACCTTTGATGGCCCGGCGCGAGGACACGAGCGCTTTCAATTTGATACGAAGTTGTCCGGTAACTACCGGATTGAGGTGGCACCGTATAAGCAAGAAGAGGGGAACTATTCCTTTTTGGTGTCGACGGTAGAGCCTATTGCATCTGATCCTGATGCTCGTGTAGATCAATTGATGATGGCATATTCTGGGAATGATGTGCCGGGTGCGGAAGCCATGGTGATCCGGGACGGTGAAATCCTATTTTCAGAGGCTTATGGTATGGCCAATCTTAGCTACAATATTCCTTTTGATGTTGAAACCCGAACCAATATCGGGTCGACGTCCAAGCAGTTTACGGCTTTTGGATTGTTATTACTGGCCGAGCAGGATAAGCTTTCACTGGATGATGATGTCCGTGATTATATTCCTGAACTGCCGGAGTTCGAACACACCGTAACCCTTCGCCATTTACTAACGCACACCAGTGGTTACCGGGAGTTTTTAAATACATTGGCAATGACGGGGCGGGACCTGAGTAGTGATTTGGATCGAGAAATGATTATAAAGGTGGTTCAACGTCAGCCTGAACTACAAAACAAACCCGGGGCCCAATGGAATTACAATAACACTGGATACGCTTTGATTGCTGAAGTGATTAACCGGGTTACTGATATGGCTTTTCCTGAATATATGAAGAAGCAGGTTTTTGAGCCTCTTGGAATGAATCATACGATGGTACGGAAAACCCAAAACCAGGTGGTGCCGGAAAGCTCTCAGGGCTATACAATGAGCAAAGATGGAGAGTACAGGGAAGTGGCAGATTTAGGCGGGGCTATGGGTGCTGGCGGTATTTATACAACCCTTGGGGATCTAGCTAAATGGATTCGAAACCTGGAGGAACCAACAGTTGGCAGCGAAAATATCATCCGGCAAATGACTACTCCTTACAAACTGAATAACGGCCAGTCCACCGAATATGGGCTGGGGCTTTTTGCACAGGAGTACAGGGGACTGGAATATATACACCACGGCGGATCGGATCTGGCACACCGGTCAATGCTGATGTATTTCCCCGAGATCGAGGCCGGAGTTGTAACCCAAAGTAATAACAGTTCTTTCCAGGGTGATATAGCGCAAAAAATTGCGGATGAGTACTTTGGAGAACATATGGAACCTAAAGAAACGGAGGAGTCAGGTGAGGAGGAATCCTTTAACTATGAACCCGAAAACTTCGAGCCGCTGACAGGACGTTACGAACTGGTTATTCAGCCGGGCTTTGTTCTTTCATTCTACCGCGACGGAGACAGACTTTATACCCAGGCTACAGGTCAGCCTGAAGTAGATATAACGGCTACCTCCGACTCTACCTTTAGTTTGGTGGGAGTGAATGCTGATATTACATTCCATCTGAATGAAGACGGGACGGCCGATTCTCTCACGCTTCATCAGAATGGAAATCATATTGCAAAACGCATTGAGTGGGATCCGGATATGGAGCAGATGAAAAAATATACCGGCCGCTATTTTAGTGAGGAAATAGAAACTAGCTATACAATTGCTCTTGAAGACAGCAGCCTGGTACTGCGGCACTATTATTTGGATGACATTACCTTATCACCCGGTAATGAGGATTCTTTTTCAGGCGAATTTCCGGTCACAGACTTTTCATTTATCCGAAATGAAGAGGATGAGATAACCGGATTTAATGCATCCAATGGACGTACAAAAAACGTATTTTTTGAAAAGAAAGAATGA
- a CDS encoding DUF456 domain-containing protein, whose protein sequence is METILVILGGICIIAGFFGSFLPVLPGIPVTYCGLLLLQFATQPFTVQFLIIWLLIIGAIQILDNVIPAYGTKKFGGSPYGIWGSIIGMIAGLLFLPVGIIVGPLAGAFLGELIGGQSSDQALRSAVGSFMGLLANILLKVIASGMMAYYFFMHI, encoded by the coding sequence ATGGAAACAATACTTGTAATTCTTGGTGGAATCTGTATTATTGCCGGATTTTTCGGATCTTTTTTGCCGGTATTGCCCGGTATACCCGTCACTTATTGTGGATTGTTATTACTTCAATTCGCCACGCAGCCATTTACAGTACAATTCCTGATTATCTGGTTATTGATCATAGGGGCTATACAGATTTTAGATAATGTGATACCCGCCTACGGCACAAAAAAGTTCGGAGGGTCGCCATACGGCATTTGGGGAAGTATAATCGGGATGATAGCCGGACTTCTGTTTTTACCTGTGGGAATTATTGTCGGTCCATTAGCCGGGGCTTTCCTGGGAGAGTTGATTGGAGGACAATCATCGGACCAAGCCCTGCGATCAGCAGTCGGGTCATTTATGGGATTATTAGCTAATATCCTTCTTAAAGTGATTGCATCCGGAATGATGGCATATTATTTCTTTATGCATATATAG
- a CDS encoding nuclear transport factor 2 family protein: protein MCYGQEREEEKAVLETVQKLFDAMAEADSAKAASVFMDGGHTFRINEAGIVNLGENSSFVESIGNFEQTIVERMWNTKVLVDDNVAMAWTPYDLHVDGTFSHCGTNLISLIKTEANWKIADITYNVKQNACEESPLGPLEQKY, encoded by the coding sequence ATGTGTTACGGACAAGAAAGAGAGGAAGAAAAAGCAGTTTTGGAAACTGTACAGAAGCTTTTTGATGCTATGGCCGAAGCAGATTCTGCAAAAGCTGCATCGGTATTTATGGATGGTGGACATACGTTCCGAATCAATGAAGCGGGTATTGTTAACTTGGGAGAAAATAGTTCATTTGTGGAAAGTATTGGAAACTTTGAGCAGACGATAGTTGAGCGTATGTGGAATACTAAAGTGCTGGTTGATGACAATGTCGCGATGGCATGGACACCTTACGATCTGCATGTTGATGGCACCTTCTCTCACTGTGGGACCAACCTAATTTCACTGATTAAAACCGAAGCAAATTGGAAAATTGCGGATATCACTTATAATGTTAAGCAGAATGCTTGTGAAGAGAGTCCTCTGGGACCGTTAGAGCAGAAGTACTGA
- the hutU gene encoding urocanate hydratase, with protein MGSERGKVKDIKAPTGTNLQCKGWHQEAALRMLMNNLDPEVAEKPEELIVYGGGGKAARNWECYHKITETLKRLENDETLLVQSGKPVGVFRTHEEAPRLLIANAHLVPKWANWDEFRRLDKMGLTMYGQMTAGSWIYIGTQGILQGTYETFAECARQKFNGTLQGQLLVTAGLGGMGGAQPLAATMNGAAFIGIEVDERRIDRRVETGYCDEKCTNLDEALEKALDAKEKGEALSIGLLGNAAEVLPEMLEKGVVPDVLTDQTSAHDLQLGYIPAGMSLAEAAEERELNPQMYQGAVLDSMETHVETMLKMQEKGAVTFDYGNNIRGQVADHRGMEEAFNFPGFVPAFIRPLFCRGSGPFRWAALSGNPEDIYTTDRAVLDTFPEKESLNRWIHKAQDQVQFQGLPSRICWLEYGERAEMGAKFNWLVKKGKVDAPLVIGRDHLDTGSVASPNRETEGMKDGSDAIADWPLLNAMLNTASGASWVSLHHGGGVGIGYSIHAGMVCVADGTDMADERLQRVLTNDPGSGVMRHADAGYEEAIKTAKERGMDLPMIE; from the coding sequence ATGGGTTCTGAAAGAGGCAAAGTCAAGGACATTAAAGCGCCAACCGGAACAAATCTGCAATGCAAGGGGTGGCACCAGGAGGCTGCCCTGCGCATGTTGATGAACAACCTTGATCCGGAAGTGGCGGAGAAACCGGAGGAATTGATCGTCTATGGTGGTGGAGGAAAAGCGGCGCGGAACTGGGAGTGCTATCACAAGATTACGGAAACGCTAAAGCGCCTGGAAAATGATGAGACCCTGCTCGTGCAAAGCGGAAAGCCGGTGGGCGTATTCCGGACCCACGAAGAAGCTCCACGCTTGCTCATTGCCAATGCACATTTGGTGCCGAAGTGGGCGAATTGGGATGAATTTCGGCGGCTTGACAAAATGGGACTGACTATGTACGGCCAAATGACCGCCGGCTCTTGGATTTATATCGGAACGCAGGGTATCCTGCAGGGGACCTACGAAACTTTCGCGGAGTGTGCCCGCCAGAAATTTAACGGTACCCTTCAGGGACAATTACTGGTTACCGCCGGGCTTGGCGGGATGGGCGGAGCTCAGCCGCTGGCAGCAACCATGAACGGCGCAGCTTTTATTGGCATAGAGGTAGATGAGCGACGCATTGATCGTAGGGTGGAAACCGGCTACTGCGATGAAAAATGCACTAATCTTGATGAGGCTCTTGAAAAGGCGTTGGATGCCAAGGAAAAAGGAGAAGCGCTTTCCATAGGATTGCTGGGTAATGCAGCAGAGGTATTGCCGGAGATGCTGGAAAAAGGAGTGGTTCCCGATGTATTAACCGATCAGACATCAGCACATGACCTGCAGCTTGGATATATTCCCGCGGGGATGTCGCTGGCCGAGGCGGCTGAAGAGCGGGAGCTTAATCCACAAATGTATCAGGGTGCGGTGCTCGATTCCATGGAAACCCATGTCGAGACGATGCTAAAAATGCAGGAAAAAGGCGCCGTAACCTTTGACTATGGCAACAATATCCGCGGACAGGTGGCCGATCATCGCGGAATGGAGGAGGCTTTTAACTTTCCGGGATTTGTCCCCGCTTTTATTCGTCCGCTTTTTTGCCGAGGTTCGGGACCGTTTCGCTGGGCGGCGCTGTCCGGAAATCCCGAAGATATCTATACGACGGATAGGGCTGTACTGGATACCTTTCCTGAAAAAGAATCGCTTAATCGCTGGATTCACAAAGCACAGGACCAAGTGCAGTTTCAGGGCCTTCCTTCGCGTATCTGCTGGCTGGAATACGGGGAACGGGCAGAAATGGGAGCCAAATTCAACTGGCTTGTCAAAAAAGGAAAGGTAGATGCTCCGCTGGTTATTGGTCGCGACCATTTGGATACCGGCTCCGTGGCTTCCCCTAATCGCGAAACGGAAGGAATGAAGGACGGTTCGGATGCTATTGCGGACTGGCCGCTGTTAAATGCCATGCTCAATACGGCCAGCGGAGCCAGCTGGGTATCGCTGCACCACGGGGGAGGTGTGGGTATCGGCTATTCCATTCATGCGGGCATGGTGTGTGTGGCCGACGGTACCGATATGGCCGACGAACGACTCCAGCGTGTACTTACCAACGATCCGGGCAGTGGAGTTATGCGTCATGCAGATGCCGGTTACGAAGAGGCCATCAAAACAGCCAAAGAGCGGGGTATGGATTTGCCGATGATAGAGTAA